Proteins encoded by one window of Kwoniella dejecticola CBS 10117 chromosome 7, complete sequence:
- a CDS encoding 60S ribosomal protein uL10, whose product MGATRANKEIYFEKLRALIEQYPSIFVVNIDNVSSQQLHMIRQSLRGRAVVLMGKNTMVRRAIRGLLAEFPQFEKLMPYIKGNIGFVFTSEDLKEIREIILANKVAAPARAGAIAPNDVYVPAGNTGMEPGKTSFFQALGIPTKIARGTIEIVNDVQVVAAGSKVGSSETALLNMLNISPFTYGLTVVQVYDNGAVFASSVLDIEEKTLIDGFVSGIKTIAAISLATNYPTIASVMHSLVNSYKNILNVSLATDYEFEGSAKIKEYLANPEAFAAAAPAAAATESASAEAAPAAAKEEEKEESDDDMGFGLFD is encoded by the exons ATGGGTGCTACCAGAGCTAACAAAGAAATCTACTTCGAGAAGTTGAGGGCTCTCATTGAGCAATACC CCtctatcttcgtcgtcaacatcgacaatgTGTCTTCTCAACAATTGCACATGATCAGACAATCTCTCCGAGGTCGAGCTGTCGTCCTTATGGGAAAGAACACTATGGTCCGAAGAGCTATCCGAGGTCTCCTCGCGGAGTTCCCTCAATTCGAGAAGCTCATGCCTTACATCAAGGGAAACATCGGTTTCGTCTTCACCTCCGAGGACCTCAAGGAAATCCGAGAAATCATCCTTGCCAACAAGGTCGCTGCTCCTGCCAGAGCCGGTGCCATCGCTCCCAACGATGTTTACGTCCCTGCCGGTAACACCGGTATGGAACCCGGAAAGACCTCTTTCTTCCAAGCCTTGGGTATCCCCACCAAGATCGCCAGAGGTACtatcgaaatcgtcaacGACGTGCAAGTAGTAGCTGCCGGATCCAAGGTCGGATCTTCCGAAACCGCCCTGTTGAACATGTTGAACATCTCTCCTTTCACCTACGGTTTGACCGTCGTCCAAGTCTACGACAACGGTGCCGTCTTCGCCTCTTCCGTCTTGGACATTGAGGAGAAGACCCTCATCGACGGTTTCGTTTCCGGTATCAAGACCATCGCCGCCATCTCGCTTGCTACCAACTACCCAACCATCGCTTCCGTCATGCACTCCTTGGTCAACTCTTACAAGAACATCCTCAACGTCTCCCTTGCTACCGACTACGAGTTCGAGGGTTCTGCTAAG ATCAAGGAATACCTTGCCAACCCTGAAGCCTTCGCCGCTGCTGCCCCTGCTGCCGCCGCCACCGAATCCGCTTCCGCTGAGGCCGCCCCTGCCGCTGccaaggaggaggagaaggaggagtcCGATGACGACATGGGTTTCGGTCTTTTCGACTAA